One Corynebacterium yudongzhengii DNA window includes the following coding sequences:
- the efp gene encoding elongation factor P, protein MATTADFKNGLVLKIDGKLQQIVEFQHVKPGKGPAFVRTKLKDVLSGKTIDKTWNSGVKVETATVDRRDMTYLYNDGTSYVVMDDKTFEQYELDGDKFGDAAKFLLENMRVQVSFHEDEPLFGELPVSVDLEVTETAPGLQGDRSTGGTKPATVETGAEIQVPLFIETGNVVKVDTRSGEYLSRTSQ, encoded by the coding sequence GTGGCAACCACCGCCGACTTCAAAAACGGCCTCGTCCTCAAGATTGATGGCAAGCTCCAGCAGATCGTGGAGTTCCAGCACGTCAAGCCCGGCAAGGGCCCGGCCTTCGTGCGCACCAAGCTCAAGGATGTGCTCTCTGGCAAGACCATCGACAAGACCTGGAACTCCGGCGTGAAGGTGGAGACCGCCACGGTGGACCGCCGCGACATGACCTACCTCTACAACGACGGCACTTCGTACGTGGTCATGGACGACAAGACCTTCGAGCAGTACGAGCTCGACGGCGACAAGTTCGGCGACGCCGCTAAGTTCCTGCTTGAGAACATGCGCGTCCAGGTCTCCTTCCACGAGGACGAGCCGCTGTTCGGCGAGCTGCCGGTCTCCGTCGACCTCGAGGTCACCGAGACCGCCCCGGGCCTGCAGGGCGATCGCTCCACCGGCGGCACCAAGCCCGCCACCGTCGAGACCGGCGCCGAGATCCAGGTCCCGCTGTTCATCGAGACCGGCAACGTCGTCAAGGTGGATACCCGCAGCGGCGAGTACCTCTCCCGCACCTCCCAGTAG
- the aroQ gene encoding type II 3-dehydroquinate dehydratase yields the protein MTHVLILNGPNLNRLGRRQPEIYGALTLADIEKMCQQRAEELGLAIELRQSNHEGELIEYVHEAADQNWPVIINPGGFTHTSVALRDALAEVADGAGFVEVHISNVHAREEFRKHSYLSPIAKGVIAGLGSYGYLAALGYLAG from the coding sequence ATGACCCACGTGCTTATCCTGAACGGCCCGAACCTGAACCGGCTGGGACGCCGCCAGCCGGAGATCTACGGTGCATTGACGCTTGCAGACATCGAAAAGATGTGCCAGCAGCGCGCCGAAGAGCTGGGCTTGGCCATCGAGCTGCGCCAGTCTAACCACGAAGGCGAGCTCATCGAGTATGTCCACGAGGCCGCCGATCAGAACTGGCCCGTGATCATCAACCCGGGCGGTTTCACGCATACCTCCGTGGCCCTGCGCGACGCGCTGGCGGAGGTCGCCGACGGCGCCGGTTTCGTCGAGGTGCACATCTCGAATGTGCACGCCCGCGAGGAGTTTAGGAAGCACTCTTATCTCTCGCCGATCGCGAAGGGCGTTATCGCCGGGCTCGGCTCTTATGGATATCTCGCCGCGCTAGGCTATCTCGCGGGTTAG
- the aroC gene encoding chorismate synthase, producing the protein MLRWTTAGESHGQGLVALMEHMPAGVPITAEEIATQLSRRRLGYGRGARMKFEADELTLLTGIRHGRTLGSPISILIGNTEWPKWTTIMSPHPLDMDDPEVANAMESGRGAKLTRPRPGHADFAGMIKYDTDEARPILERSSARETAARVAVGTVARNFLRETLGVEVLSHVISIGASTPYEGPAPSASDSAAIDENPTRAFGKEAGESMVAEIDAAKKAGDTLGGIVEVVVEGLPIGLGSHISGEDRLDAQLAAALMSIQAIKGVEIGDGFEEARRRGSAAHDEMVRSDDGVERLTNRAGGLEGGMTNGEILRVRAAMKPISTVPRALKTVDMADGSAATGIHQRSDVCAVPAAGVVAEAMVALVLARAVLNKFGGDSLTETRRNIEAYLDYVDKRLQFGGH; encoded by the coding sequence ATGCTTCGTTGGACTACAGCCGGAGAATCACACGGTCAGGGTCTAGTGGCCCTCATGGAACACATGCCCGCAGGCGTGCCTATCACCGCAGAAGAGATCGCCACCCAGCTGTCTCGCCGCCGTTTGGGATATGGCCGCGGCGCGCGCATGAAGTTCGAGGCCGACGAACTCACCCTGCTCACCGGCATCCGCCACGGGCGTACCCTCGGCAGCCCGATCTCTATTCTGATCGGCAACACCGAGTGGCCGAAGTGGACCACGATCATGTCGCCGCACCCGCTGGATATGGACGACCCGGAGGTCGCCAATGCCATGGAGTCCGGCCGCGGTGCGAAGCTCACCCGCCCGCGCCCGGGGCACGCTGACTTCGCCGGCATGATCAAGTACGACACCGACGAGGCCCGCCCCATCCTCGAGCGCTCCTCGGCGCGCGAGACCGCCGCCCGCGTGGCGGTGGGCACCGTCGCCCGTAACTTCCTGCGCGAGACCCTCGGCGTCGAGGTGCTCTCGCATGTGATCTCGATCGGTGCGTCCACGCCTTATGAAGGACCGGCGCCGTCGGCAAGCGATAGTGCAGCGATCGACGAGAACCCCACCCGCGCCTTCGGTAAGGAAGCCGGCGAGTCCATGGTCGCGGAGATCGATGCCGCGAAGAAGGCCGGCGATACCCTCGGCGGAATCGTCGAGGTGGTGGTGGAGGGCCTGCCGATCGGGCTGGGCTCGCACATCTCCGGCGAGGATCGTCTCGACGCGCAGCTCGCCGCCGCGTTGATGAGCATCCAGGCGATCAAGGGCGTCGAGATCGGCGACGGCTTCGAGGAAGCACGCCGGCGCGGCTCGGCCGCCCACGACGAGATGGTGCGTAGCGACGACGGCGTCGAGCGTCTCACCAACCGCGCCGGCGGTCTGGAAGGCGGCATGACCAACGGGGAGATCCTGCGGGTGCGGGCGGCGATGAAGCCGATTTCCACCGTGCCCCGGGCACTGAAGACTGTGGACATGGCCGATGGCTCCGCGGCGACCGGCATCCACCAGCGCTCCGATGTGTGCGCGGTGCCGGCCGCCGGTGTGGTCGCCGAGGCGATGGTCGCGCTCGTGCTCGCGCGGGCGGTACTGAATAAGTTTGGCGGTGACTCCCTGACTGAGACCCGTCGTAATATCGAGGCATACCTGGACTACGTGGATAAGCGTCTGCAGTTTGGAGGTCACTAA
- the aroB gene encoding 3-dehydroquinate synthase, with product MVSTITVNGPRPYDVTVGHALDGAIAAQVATHGARQVALIHQPPLADVAALIAEKIDARVHLIAVPDAESGKTLEVAGRIWDQLGEAAFGRRDLVIGLGGGAATDLAGFVAAAWMRGVDVIQVPTTLLAMVDAAVGGKTGINTAAGKNLVGAFHEPLAVYIDLERLRTLPQRDIIAGSAEIIKTGFIADEEILALYERDAAACLEPNEIMTELITRSVAVKAEVVGNDLKEAGLREILNYGHTFGHAVEQYENYAWRHGDAVAVGMMFIAQLACDRGLIDEDLRERHRKILTSVGLPISYAAGRFDELYDVMTRDKKNRDGKVRFVALDGEVGKMTRIEGPTTSELAAAYDKIAK from the coding sequence ATCGTGAGCACCATTACCGTCAACGGCCCGCGGCCCTATGACGTGACCGTCGGTCACGCGCTCGATGGCGCGATCGCCGCGCAGGTCGCCACCCACGGCGCCCGCCAGGTCGCGCTCATCCACCAGCCCCCGCTGGCTGACGTCGCAGCCCTCATCGCGGAGAAGATCGACGCGCGCGTCCACCTCATCGCGGTGCCGGATGCCGAAAGCGGCAAGACCTTAGAGGTCGCCGGCAGGATCTGGGACCAGCTCGGCGAGGCGGCGTTCGGGCGCCGGGATCTCGTCATCGGGCTCGGCGGGGGAGCGGCCACCGATTTGGCCGGTTTCGTCGCGGCGGCCTGGATGCGCGGCGTCGACGTCATCCAGGTGCCCACGACCCTGTTGGCGATGGTGGATGCGGCCGTCGGCGGCAAGACCGGCATCAACACCGCGGCCGGCAAGAACCTGGTGGGCGCCTTCCACGAGCCGCTGGCCGTCTACATCGACTTAGAGCGCCTGCGGACCCTGCCGCAGCGCGACATCATCGCCGGCTCGGCGGAGATCATTAAGACCGGCTTCATCGCCGACGAGGAGATCCTCGCCCTCTACGAGCGTGACGCTGCCGCCTGCCTCGAGCCGAACGAGATCATGACCGAGCTGATCACCCGCAGCGTGGCGGTAAAGGCGGAGGTCGTCGGCAACGACCTGAAAGAGGCCGGCCTGCGTGAGATCCTCAACTACGGCCACACCTTCGGCCATGCCGTGGAGCAATATGAAAACTACGCCTGGCGCCACGGCGATGCGGTGGCTGTCGGCATGATGTTCATCGCCCAGCTCGCCTGCGACCGCGGGCTCATCGACGAGGATCTGCGCGAGCGCCACCGCAAAATCCTGACCTCGGTCGGCCTGCCCATCAGCTACGCAGCTGGGCGTTTCGATGAGCTCTACGACGTCATGACCCGAGATAAGAAAAACCGCGACGGCAAGGTCCGCTTCGTCGCCCTCGACGGCGAGGTGGGGAAGATGACCCGCATCGAAGGCCCCACGACCAGCGAGCTCGCCGCCGCCTACGACAAGATCGCGAAATAA
- a CDS encoding aminopeptidase P family protein yields the protein MAFVDNRFEERRRTVATELAERRIDKLLITHLVNLRYLTGFSGSNGALLLGAERSVALATDGRYQTQIAQEVPDIEARITRPVAPALLADVDGPQRVGIEADHLSVAEFEALQKACDEQVTLVPVRGLVEKQRRIKDAGEIEQLAEVAELAAAALRGMLADGAVRVGRTEREIAAELEYRMRTAGSERTSFDTIVASGLNSAKPHHGAEDRELVAGDLVTIDFGAHARGYNSDMTRTYAVGEPDDFSREIYEVVQRAQQAGVEAAIVGTPLVDVDAACRDVIEAAGYGEYFVHSTGHGVGMDVHEEPAASRNGEGELEDGMTVTIEPGIYVPGRGGVRIEDTVVVTEKGPRVITDLGRDLLVV from the coding sequence ATGGCTTTTGTAGATAACCGTTTCGAAGAACGTCGTCGCACCGTCGCCACCGAGTTGGCTGAGCGGCGCATCGACAAGCTGTTGATCACCCACCTGGTCAACCTGCGCTACCTCACCGGCTTCAGTGGCTCCAACGGGGCGCTGCTGCTCGGTGCCGAGCGCTCGGTCGCGCTGGCGACCGACGGGCGATACCAGACCCAGATCGCCCAGGAAGTCCCCGACATCGAGGCGCGCATTACCCGGCCGGTCGCACCCGCGTTGCTCGCGGATGTCGACGGCCCGCAGCGCGTCGGCATCGAGGCTGACCACTTAAGCGTCGCGGAGTTCGAGGCGCTTCAAAAGGCGTGCGATGAGCAGGTGACGCTGGTCCCGGTGCGCGGGCTCGTCGAGAAGCAACGTCGCATCAAAGACGCCGGGGAGATTGAGCAGCTCGCCGAGGTTGCGGAACTCGCCGCCGCCGCGCTGCGCGGGATGCTTGCCGACGGCGCCGTGCGCGTCGGCCGCACAGAACGCGAGATCGCCGCCGAGCTCGAATACCGCATGCGCACCGCCGGATCCGAGCGCACGAGCTTCGACACCATCGTCGCCTCCGGGCTGAACTCCGCTAAGCCGCACCACGGCGCCGAGGACCGCGAGCTGGTGGCAGGGGATCTGGTCACCATCGACTTCGGTGCGCACGCGCGCGGCTACAACTCCGATATGACCCGCACCTACGCTGTCGGTGAGCCCGATGACTTCAGCCGCGAGATCTACGAAGTGGTCCAGCGGGCGCAGCAGGCGGGCGTGGAGGCGGCGATCGTCGGCACGCCGCTCGTGGATGTCGACGCCGCCTGCCGCGACGTCATCGAGGCCGCCGGCTACGGCGAGTACTTCGTGCACTCGACCGGCCACGGCGTGGGCATGGACGTCCACGAAGAACCGGCCGCCTCGCGCAACGGGGAGGGGGAGTTGGAAGACGGCATGACCGTTACCATCGAGCCCGGCATCTACGTCCCCGGGCGCGGCGGGGTGCGTATCGAAGACACCGTCGTGGTCACGGAGAAAGGCCCGCGGGTGATCACCGATCTCGGCCGTGACCTGCTGGTGGTGTAA
- a CDS encoding YbjN domain-containing protein, with the protein MSEISTDEVTIDRIVEAMKHRGVTLENAESAPAAMANLNGRQVTFAALGSVAIVRAESLTETGTSAPDAAAWYMAANHLNSVQMKASAVIVDQADKLIVRTESEICAAAGLTDEQLEAALVSSVDGVLQVHDALGEVRNQFSGGE; encoded by the coding sequence GTGAGTGAGATCAGCACCGACGAGGTGACGATCGACCGCATCGTCGAGGCGATGAAACACCGCGGCGTCACGCTCGAGAATGCCGAAAGTGCGCCCGCAGCGATGGCGAACCTAAATGGCCGGCAGGTGACCTTCGCGGCGCTCGGTTCCGTCGCGATCGTGCGCGCCGAGTCACTGACCGAGACTGGGACCTCCGCGCCTGACGCGGCGGCCTGGTACATGGCGGCCAATCATCTCAATAGCGTCCAGATGAAGGCTTCCGCGGTGATCGTCGACCAGGCCGACAAGCTCATCGTGCGCACCGAATCGGAGATCTGTGCCGCCGCCGGGCTCACCGACGAGCAGCTGGAGGCCGCGCTCGTTAGCTCCGTCGACGGCGTTCTCCAAGTCCACGATGCTCTCGGGGAGGTCCGGAATCAATTCTCTGGCGGCGAGTAG
- a CDS encoding shikimate kinase — MVSHTHPRAVLVGPPGAGKSTIGRRLARALNLPLVDSDELLEQQENKPCGEIFSTLGEPAFRELEAEAVARALSTGGVVSLGGGAVITESTRSLLMQHTVVWLDVSVDEGVRRTQDAGTRPVLEAEDPREHYAQLLASREEYYREVADYRVRSDGKSPQSIVADILSFLEAL, encoded by the coding sequence GTGGTCAGCCACACCCATCCTCGGGCCGTGCTCGTGGGCCCGCCCGGAGCCGGGAAGTCCACCATCGGGCGGCGTCTGGCCCGGGCGCTGAACCTCCCGCTCGTCGACTCCGATGAGCTTCTCGAACAGCAAGAGAACAAGCCCTGCGGCGAGATCTTCTCGACACTCGGCGAGCCGGCTTTCCGCGAACTCGAGGCCGAAGCCGTGGCGCGGGCACTGTCCACCGGCGGAGTGGTGAGCCTCGGCGGGGGTGCCGTCATCACCGAATCCACCCGCAGCCTGCTCATGCAGCACACCGTCGTCTGGCTGGACGTCAGCGTCGACGAAGGCGTGCGCCGCACCCAGGACGCCGGCACCCGGCCGGTCTTGGAGGCGGAAGACCCGCGCGAGCACTACGCGCAGCTTCTGGCCTCCCGCGAGGAGTACTACCGCGAGGTCGCCGATTACCGGGTGCGTTCCGACGGCAAGTCGCCGCAGAGCATCGTCGCCGACATCTTAAGTTTCTTGGAAGCCCTGTAG
- the nusB gene encoding transcription antitermination factor NusB yields MSTKEKNYRRHGKRYRARRRAVDIIFEAEARDIDPVGIVDERAEMARQPESSVAPIAEYTREMVLGTATMLDEIDEQITRFLSDDWELDRLPAVDRAILRVLGWEILYNPEVDAPISVVEGVEIASEYSTDSGAPYIHAVLDDIAQSASEDNPMNVEVEESEDSEDEEDSEDEEASGDADDSRDSRDDQSPTGH; encoded by the coding sequence TTGTCCACTAAGGAGAAGAACTACCGGCGGCACGGCAAGCGCTACCGGGCGCGCCGGCGTGCGGTCGACATCATCTTCGAAGCCGAAGCCCGGGACATCGACCCGGTCGGTATCGTCGACGAGCGTGCCGAGATGGCGCGCCAGCCGGAAAGCTCGGTCGCGCCCATCGCGGAATACACCCGCGAGATGGTTTTGGGTACCGCCACGATGCTCGACGAGATCGACGAGCAGATCACCCGGTTCCTCTCGGATGACTGGGAGCTGGATCGCCTGCCCGCCGTCGACCGCGCTATCCTGCGCGTGCTCGGCTGGGAAATCCTCTACAACCCAGAGGTTGACGCACCGATCAGCGTCGTTGAAGGCGTGGAGATCGCCTCCGAATACTCGACCGACAGCGGTGCACCGTACATCCACGCGGTGCTCGACGACATCGCGCAGTCCGCTTCCGAGGACAACCCGATGAACGTCGAGGTGGAAGAGTCGGAGGACTCGGAGGACGAGGAAGACTCGGAGGACGAGGAAGCCTCCGGTGATGCGGACGACTCACGCGACTCGCGCGACGATCAGTCGCCGACAGGGCACTAG